The following proteins come from a genomic window of Crassostrea angulata isolate pt1a10 chromosome 1, ASM2561291v2, whole genome shotgun sequence:
- the LOC128182347 gene encoding serine hydroxymethyltransferase, mitochondrial-like, producing the protein MARVGIISFSIRDMLSRRLLTRQAIRTLWTGRESLEEDDPELMSIIKQEKKRQVNGLELIASENFASRSVQEALGSCLTNKYSEGYPGARYYGGNVFIDKVESLCQTRALEAFRLDPHQWGVNVQPYSGSPANFEAFTALLKPHDRIMGLDLPDGGHLTHGFMTDTRRISATSVFFESMPYRIDPKTGYIDYDKLRESARLFRPKLIIAGTTAYSRLLDYKAYREICDEVNAYMLADMAHISGLVAADVIPGPFEHADVVTSTTHKTLRGPRSGMIFYRKGKKGVDKKGNDIMYDLEKKINNAVFPALQGGPHQHQIGALAVALKQAKSPEFKEYQLQVIKNAKVMAKVLLDKGYNVVSGGTDNHLVLVDLKSKGTDGARVERILELCEISVNKNTCAGDKSPMTPGGLRIGAPAMTSRGMKEKDFEKICEFLDRGVQIGINAKKYSKTLKEFRHAVIENEDIQGQINKLRGEVESFASQFPMPGLEER; encoded by the exons ATCATCAAACAGGAGAAAAAGAGGCAGGTCAATGGTCTGGAACTCATAGCATCTGAG AACTTTGCGAGTCGATCGGTCCAGGAAGCATTGGGATCCTGTCTTACTAACAAGTACTCCGAGGGTTACCCTGGTGCAAG GTACTATGGAGGAAATGTATTCATCGACAAAGTCGAAAGTCTGTGTCAGACGAGAGCTTTGGAGGCTTTCCGCCTGGACCCTCACCAGTGGGGGGTGAATGTACAGCCTTACTCTGGTAGTCCTGCTAACTTTGAGGCCTTCACTGCCTTACTGAAGCCACATGACAGAATTATGGGCCTGGATCTACCGGATGGTGGACA TTTAACTCATGGATTTATGACTGATACCAGGAGGATCTCAGCTACTTCAGTGTTTTTTGAATCCATGCCATACAGAATAGAT CCCAAGACAGGGTACATTGATTACGACAAACTCAGGGAATCTGCTCGTCTTTTCCGTCCAAAGCTGATCATTGCAGGAACCACAGCCTACTCTCGCCTACTGGACTACAAAGCTTATAGAGAG ATCTGTGATGAGGTGAATGCCTACATGCTGGCTGACATGGCCCATATATCAGGACTGGTGGCAGCTGATGTTATTCCTGGTCCTTTTGAACATGCTGATGTTGTTACCTCCACCACCCACAAGACACTGAGGGGACCCAG ATCTGGGATGATATTCTACCGTAAAGGCAAAAAAGGAGTGGACAAAAAAGGAAATGACATCATGTATGACCTGGAAAAGAAGATAAACAACGCTGTGTTTCCGGCCCTACAGGGGGGACCTCATCAGCACCAGATTGGGGCCCTAGCAGTCGCCCTCAAACAG GCTAAATCTCCGGAGTTCAAAGAGTATCAGCTGCAGGTGATCAAAAATGCCAAAGTCATGGCCAAAGTCTTATTGGATAAAGGATATAATGTAGTTTCTG GGGGTACCGATAATCATCTTGTGTTGGTGGATCTGAAATCCAAGGGAACAGATGGTGCTAGAGTGGAGCGGATTCTTGAGCTGTGCGAGATTTCTGTCAACAAGAACACCTGTGCTGGAGACAAAAGTCCCATGACTCCCGGAGGACTCAGAATAG GTGCCCCTGCAATGACTTCCCGTGGAATGAAGGAGAAGGATTTTGAGAAAATCTGTGAATTTCTAGATCGAGGAGTGCAGATAGGAATAAATGCCAAAAAGTATTCAA AAACTTTGAAAGAGTTCCGCCATGCAGTGATAGAGAATGAGGATATTCAGGGCCAGATCAACAAGCTGCGGGGAGAGGTGGAGAGCTTTGCCAGCCAGTTCCCCATGCCAGGACTAGAGGAACGATAA